The segment TAAAAAAATGGCAACGTTATTGCAGTCAAAGTTATTTTCACAAAGATGGGATTTAATTGAACGTGATCAAATAGACAAAATAATAAATGAAAAAAATTTATCTGCAACTGGTGTCGTGGAAGATAACGATTATATTAATACAGGTTCAATAGCTGGAGCTGATTTTATCATTATGGGAACAACCTATTATGGAAAAAAGGCGTTAATAACAACAAAGATTATCAATGTGCATAATGGTTCAATTGAGGGCATTGCACAGGTATATCTAATGTTTCCAAAATGAAAATAAAGGAGGTTGTATGCCAACTTTAAAAATTACAGCCCATGGCAATCCCGTAACACTTGAAGGCGAGATGCCGTCAGTTGGTGATAAAGCGCTGGATTTTACAGTACTTGATATTAATTTTGCTCCTGTTTCACTGTTAAGCTTTAAAGGTAAAATTGTTATAATCAGTGCTGTACCTTCACTTGACACCTCAGTGTGTCAGTTACAGACAACGCGATTCAATAAGGAAGCAGCTTCATTAGATGCAGTGGTTCTGACCATAAGCATGGATTTACCATTTGCTCAGAAGCGCTTTTGTGAATCCTTCAATATAAATAATATTAAAACCTTATCAGACTTCAAAGATAAAAGTTTCAGTTTGAGTTATGGTGTGTATATACGGGAATTGGGATTAATTGCCCGTTCTGTGTGGATCATTGACAAAGCAGGTACCATTGCGTATCGTCAGATTGTGCCTGATATCACTCAGGAACCAGATTATGATGATGTATTGAAAGCTGCCAGAGCGTTGGGAGCATAAATGAATTTAAAAACGAAAGGGGCTCTGTCAAGAACCCCTTTCTTTGTTTATCTATGGCACTAATGTCATTATGAATTTTGCATTACGCTGTATTATTTCACTGTCAATGTAATCATTGTGGTACTTCATGCCAACATACAACGGTGTTTGATCGCAATAGTAGGGGCTGGCAGTGTGGCCACTGGTGCCAGTGGGAATAACCGTTAATGATTCATTAAGATTGTGCATGGGGAATATGTGCCGCTGTGATGCACCATCAGTTATAACAAATGGATTATTAAGTTTATAGGAATATGGGCATACCGTATGGAAACTTCCACCAACCGGGTATGGCCCGCGATTATATCCAAACAACCAGTCTAAAAGCTTTACTTCACCCAATGGGTGTTTTAATACCAGTTTATGAGCTTTTCCCCATTTCCATTTTTCTGGATTATTACCAAAATCATCCTTAAGCAAATCTACTGCATCTTTTATAGATTTGGCAATTATATCATTAAAAGATTCTTTTTTGGGTGTTGATACATCATCACACCATATTGAACCCTTATTTACACGTATAGTATCAATGAAAAGATTCACCAGAACCCTCTCTTTTGCAAGCTCTTCGTAAAGCTCATCGCCTAACTCATCATGGAAAATGTTATATGAAAGTTTAATGTAGATTGTATCAAATAGTGTAGCAGCACTGCTATCAATTGCAAAGCTACCATCCCAATCTTTGAGCATGGTGTAAATATATTCCAATGATTTTTTCAAGGAACTATCGCCCTCTATTATTTGTAAAAGTAATGGTTTCCATATGGTAGCAAGTTCTGAAACCTGATCAGTTTGGATTGCTTTAAAATCATTAACCGATAATTTGTCTTTTTGTTGTAATAGAGTAGTGATACGGTTATAGCGCCATGGCATTTCAAACCAGTAGCTGATATAATAAGGGTATTGTTCCATGACTGTTTTATTGTTGGCTGAGGCAACAAAACCCTGAGTGGGATTATACATATGGGGTTGTCTTTCAAAAGGCACTATCCCCTTCCAGTCATACTCACTGGTCCAGCCAGGATTGATCATCATGGGATTTCCTTTTCGTATAGGAATGCCAGCAGCGCAATATAGGCCTATGTTACCTGAAGTATCAGCATACACAATATTCTGGCTTACTGAACGAAAGTGACGAATGGCATTGGTGAAATCGTTCCAGTTCTTTGCGCGGTTGAGCATATATACTGTCAGTAACTCATTGCTTGGCTCATTACCCATCCAGCGCATGGATATCACATCATCCATTTTCTTGAAATCAGTAACCACAGGACCACGGTGAGTAAAAAGAATTTCTTTTGTTATTATTTCACCGCCTTTGACTTTAATTTCTTCTTTTACTACAGTGAAATTTTTCCATTGTCCATTATACTGGTATTGCAGTTTGTTAGTGGGATTTACCTTTTCTAAGTAAAAATCCATATCATCAACCATAACGTTGGTCATACCCCAGGCAATGTACTCGTTATGTCCGCATACAATACTTGGTTCACCAGGTATTGCAACACCGGTAACATTGAGTTTCCCTTCAACTACCTGATGCATCTGATACCATATACCAGGTATGAACAAACCTAAGTGCATGTCGTTGGCTAAAATTGGTTTGCCGGTGACACTTTTTTTGCCTGCTACAGCCCAATTATTGCTTGCAAAGAATATGCCAGCGCCAATGTCCTGTATTTTTTGTGTTGCTTGAAGGATTGTGTTCGATAGCTCTGGTAAGCATTTAGCCTTAGCAAATGATGGGTAGATAACATCAGTAATATATTTAACATCTGGCGTTAAAGCCTTTGCATGAGCCTGGTCAACTTTTTTCCATATTTTATACAGTACTGTTTCAGTTGTCCATGGCATGGTAAGATCCCATGCCATATAACCAATTAAATTAACCGAATCTTCAACCTTCCAGTTTTCAGGCTTATATCCTAAAATCTTGAATTCAAGTGGAAGGCTTTCTGCATGAAGTTGTAAGTATTGATTAACGCCATCAGCAAATGCTTGCAGATGTGATATGACAGTTGGGTCTGTATGGGCTATGACATATTTTGATTTTTTTGTTATCTGCAAAGCGCGCATCAATACATCAGTATCCACCATATCCTTCCCAAAAATCTCGGATAACCTGCCAGTGGTAACACGGCGCAGTAAATCCATCTGCCACATTCTGTCCTGTGCCATGACAAAGCCGGTTGCAAGATAAAGGTCATGTTCGTTCTTTGCATAAATGTGGGGTATGCCATATTCATCACGGTAAATTTTTACAGCTTGTGACAGTCCCTTTAATTGCAGCTGTCCTGAATACTGTGGTAGTCCTGATTTGGCAAGATTTTTGACATATAACAATACAGCCACTGCCAGAACCAGTATCAGGATAATCAAACCAATAATTACTTTTTTTCCCCTATTCATTGTTAAACCTCCATTACGTATTTATGTTATTATATAACAAAGCAATATAAAAAGTAAAGAAATTATTTCAAAAGATTATAATGTTGCATATTAGATAAACTATACAAAAATTTTTTATTTGACATCAGCAATAATTCCTTAAAAAATTTCATAATGAATAGAGTGTACACCCCAGGCGCCTTCGGCGGCGGGGGTGTATACTATTTTATATTTTATTCAAATTTCCACATTTAGGAATAATTAGTGATTTGACATTATATTTCAATATGATGTAAATTCAAGAATTGTTCCTATATGCAAAGCAATGTTATTCTTAATAAAAAATGAATGTATTTCTTAGCTATGGTTATTGGCAGTAAGCTTTGTTGATTATAAAATGTTTATAAATAATACTTACTGTATCTATATAAAGTACAACTATATAAACACTATACTCTGGGAGGATACTATATGCAGTTTGAAACAACAACATGCATCAAAAAAGAACATCGAAAGCTATTACATCATTATGCCGACACATTTGATATTCCAGTAACCGATTTTTTAACATCTCTCATACATTATGCTGCATTATGCGAAAAGAAAAAGCCCAAGACTTTTAAGGGCATTCGATACAGGAAACGGAGACAAGGCGAATGGGAACGTATGCACCTGTATGTTCGCTACAACGAATACGAATTTTTGCTGGATATGAAGAAATTGTGGAAGATGAGTGTGGCGCTTTTAATTGAATATTGTATTGAAAATGTATTGGATGAATTTGTAAAAAGGTTACTTAAAGAAGATAATACATATAGTTATCGGTTTACCAGCTATACATTTAGTTTTGAAAAGGTCTTTGGATGTCATAGTTATCAAATAATATGGGGGTTACCACCGGAAATAATGGAAAAAACATAAACTCATCCCCATTTATTTGCAGTAATATAGTAGCATTCTCCCAACACTGAGATTCTGCATTCAAGCAGGGTAAAACGGTGTATGGCAAGATACGATAATAGATGATATATTTTTAAAGGAGGTTTGCATGCATAATCCTGAATTAATCAATAAACACCAAAATATTAAACTTCCAGCAATCAATCAATTAGGAATTCTTGTTACAGATATACATGAAGCTGTTAAAAACTACACACGCATATTAGGAATTGGCCCCTGGTTTAAGTCAAAGACTGTAAAGCATGAAGTATTGTACCGCGGTAAACCGATAACTATTGACGTTGATATCGTTCTTGCGTTTCATAAAGGAATTGAGGTTGAGCTTATAGAGCTTAGAGGCGGCGACGAGTGCATATACACAAATCTTATTGCCACCTCTGGTGGCGGTTTGCACCATGCTGGTTCGCTGGTGTTATCATACAATCAGGGGATGAAACAGGTGCATGAAGCAGGCATTGAGGTTATCCAATCAGGTGTTATCGTAACACAGGGTGGGGCTGTTACGCGTTATGCATATTTAGATACAGTGAAGCAATGCGGTATTATCACTGAACTTATTGAAACAAGGCTGTATGGTATGCCGGTACCACAAAACAGGTTTTTTATGGAAATAGGCTGCCTGACCGGTGATGTGGAAAAAATTAACGGCTAATATATTGAGCGATAGTTCATATTACAAACTTACTGCTACATATAACACAAAAAGTGCAATATACTCCCGCAAAGCTTTCGTGGAATTAGCAAAACTTGAAAATTGTGGCAAAAAGCTATATATGGTATACTGCATATCCAGTTTAGAATCACACAATACGGGTGTAATTGATACATTTGACTTTCCAAAAAGTTTATAAGCACGCGGCATATGATAGGCAGATGTTACCAGGGCAATAGATCTATAATTTTTTCTTTCACATATTTTAATAACATTTAAAGCATTGTCATCAGTATCTCTGCTCTGGCTTTCAATAATGATGTCCTCTTTTTTAACATTTAACCGCTGTAACACAGAGTACATGGTATAACTTTCTTGTATGTTACCACCAGCTGAACCTCCCGATAGTATGATTGGTTTGTGTGTATTGGTATACAAAAGATAACCAGCCAGTAGCCTGTTTACTGAATCCTCTTTAAAATTGCCATTTTCATACACGCCACCTCCCAGGATAACTATGGCATCTATTGTGTTTATATGGTTTAATGTATTTTGTGTACCATTAGTGGTATTAATCTTGTGGGCATGGATACCGGGGACTATCGCCTGTGCCTGTTTTTCTAAATGATAGAATAAAACATCTTTCACCGGTTCAATTGATAGCGAATAGAGTAGCAGCGCACATGATAGCGACAATATGGTAATGCTTTTTCGTTTTACACACACACCAATGATAATAAACACAATGACAAAAATGCCAGGTGGCAGCATTGCACTGGTGATAAGTTTTTTTAAAAAAAACATGATGCCTCTCCCGGTTACTATCGCCCAAAATTATTATATATTCTTTTGATGTAAAGCATTATACTTTAAAATTATTTAGTGATTTTTACAAATTTATTATAGTGATACCT is part of the Spirochaetota bacterium genome and harbors:
- a CDS encoding CsgG/HfaB family protein; protein product: MSKRKIFLIGIFLFVFGCASTSIPVTKTYEDAADVLANQLKPQLQELSTQKNIKIAILPFGGPKGKPTPFGKKMATLLQSKLFSQRWDLIERDQIDKIINEKNLSATGVVEDNDYINTGSIAGADFIIMGTTYYGKKALITTKIINVHNGSIEGIAQVYLMFPK
- the tpx gene encoding thiol peroxidase; protein product: MPTLKITAHGNPVTLEGEMPSVGDKALDFTVLDINFAPVSLLSFKGKIVIISAVPSLDTSVCQLQTTRFNKEAASLDAVVLTISMDLPFAQKRFCESFNINNIKTLSDFKDKSFSLSYGVYIRELGLIARSVWIIDKAGTIAYRQIVPDITQEPDYDDVLKAARALGA
- a CDS encoding penicillin acylase family protein, which gives rise to MNRGKKVIIGLIILILVLAVAVLLYVKNLAKSGLPQYSGQLQLKGLSQAVKIYRDEYGIPHIYAKNEHDLYLATGFVMAQDRMWQMDLLRRVTTGRLSEIFGKDMVDTDVLMRALQITKKSKYVIAHTDPTVISHLQAFADGVNQYLQLHAESLPLEFKILGYKPENWKVEDSVNLIGYMAWDLTMPWTTETVLYKIWKKVDQAHAKALTPDVKYITDVIYPSFAKAKCLPELSNTILQATQKIQDIGAGIFFASNNWAVAGKKSVTGKPILANDMHLGLFIPGIWYQMHQVVEGKLNVTGVAIPGEPSIVCGHNEYIAWGMTNVMVDDMDFYLEKVNPTNKLQYQYNGQWKNFTVVKEEIKVKGGEIITKEILFTHRGPVVTDFKKMDDVISMRWMGNEPSNELLTVYMLNRAKNWNDFTNAIRHFRSVSQNIVYADTSGNIGLYCAAGIPIRKGNPMMINPGWTSEYDWKGIVPFERQPHMYNPTQGFVASANNKTVMEQYPYYISYWFEMPWRYNRITTLLQQKDKLSVNDFKAIQTDQVSELATIWKPLLLQIIEGDSSLKKSLEYIYTMLKDWDGSFAIDSSAATLFDTIYIKLSYNIFHDELGDELYEELAKERVLVNLFIDTIRVNKGSIWCDDVSTPKKESFNDIIAKSIKDAVDLLKDDFGNNPEKWKWGKAHKLVLKHPLGEVKLLDWLFGYNRGPYPVGGSFHTVCPYSYKLNNPFVITDGASQRHIFPMHNLNESLTVIPTGTSGHTASPYYCDQTPLYVGMKYHNDYIDSEIIQRNAKFIMTLVP
- a CDS encoding VOC family protein; translated protein: MHNPELINKHQNIKLPAINQLGILVTDIHEAVKNYTRILGIGPWFKSKTVKHEVLYRGKPITIDVDIVLAFHKGIEVELIELRGGDECIYTNLIATSGGGLHHAGSLVLSYNQGMKQVHEAGIEVIQSGVIVTQGGAVTRYAYLDTVKQCGIITELIETRLYGMPVPQNRFFMEIGCLTGDVEKING
- a CDS encoding YdcF family protein, which codes for MFFLKKLITSAMLPPGIFVIVFIIIGVCVKRKSITILSLSCALLLYSLSIEPVKDVLFYHLEKQAQAIVPGIHAHKINTTNGTQNTLNHINTIDAIVILGGGVYENGNFKEDSVNRLLAGYLLYTNTHKPIILSGGSAGGNIQESYTMYSVLQRLNVKKEDIIIESQSRDTDDNALNVIKICERKNYRSIALVTSAYHMPRAYKLFGKSNVSITPVLCDSKLDMQYTIYSFLPQFSSFANSTKALREYIALFVLYVAVSL